The proteins below come from a single Mya arenaria isolate MELC-2E11 chromosome 8, ASM2691426v1 genomic window:
- the LOC128244363 gene encoding tenecin-3-like, with the protein MGGLPEGHTDEQSEGHTRGLSEGHSDGQSEGHTDGQSEGHTRGLSEGHTNEQSDGHTRGLSEGHTDGQSEGYTGGQSEGHTDGQSEGHTDGQTEGHTDGQSEGHTDGQSGDHIGGQSEGHTGGQSTGHMGGLSEGHTEGQTYIWGDY; encoded by the coding sequence ATGGGCGGACTGCCAGAAGGTCACACGGATGAACAGTCAGAGGGTCACACGCGTGGATTGTCAGAGGGTCACTCGGACGGACAGTCAGAGGGTCACACGGACGGACAGTCCGAGGGTCACACGCGTGGACTGTCAGAGGGTCACACAAACGAACAGTCAGACGGTCACACGCGTGGACTGTCAGAGGGTCACACGGACGGACAGTCAGAGGGTTACACGGGCGGACAGTCAGAGGGTCACACGGACGGACAGTCAGAGGGTCacacggacggacagacagaggGTCACACGGACGGACAGTCAGAGGGTCACACGGACGGACAGTCAGGGGATCACATAGGCGGACAGTCAGAGGGTCACACGGGCGGACAGTCAACGGGTCACATGGGCGGGCTGTCAGAGGGTCACACGGAAGGACAGACATACATATGGGGTGATTACTAA
- the LOC128243702 gene encoding uncharacterized protein LOC128243702 — protein MFKRSIGDDGTQKEHCLSKIPKLAGHEDVSKKTGEIFDTETESVYSATKIEEETNVQYERQGSELERPGSSFTPDVNPLVTDVTPVGNVHDEQQGSELERPGSLFTPDVNPLVTDVTPGGNVHDEQHGSELERPGSPFTPDVNPLVTDVTPEGNVHDEQQESELERPGSPFTPDVDELVIEKGKADNTLEGNVQDERQRSVLAQASSSVTPDVDNLVIEKGKADVTLDRKSDDIVEDRNEGSSTPANDTKTTGVEEKRKAKNYTCILVDTEEKLKIEIACIKDLIKTDPVVALDCEGVHLSRKGELCLLSISTRKRAFLVDVLKFKSMAFDQGLKDILEDTNVKKLMFDCREDADALLHQFQVKLAGVLDMQLLEIIKRPQETPTRAVYRRCDKLHEVVHLKGLLRCMELFIDNKKLVESKTTKLGQISDWKERPLRNSQLRYAATDVLALFLIFDKLRPTDEEKHRLEIASARYVDLKRAKVERTYDEFEYNRYLPIDIIPEKGRTGFECGNISCTECRRKFPRSEFSNKQMREGTQKCRTCKRVQQDITTEEHRQWQFQKRDEEDDGEEEDYLPRGDDDYVLYRY, from the coding sequence ATGTTTAAACGAAGCATTGGTGATGATGGAACACAGAAAGAACATTGCTTAAGCAAAATACCCAAATTGGCTGGACATGAAGATGTATCAAAGAAAACTGGCGAAATCTTTGATACCGAAACCGAAAGTGTGTATTCTGCAACAAAGATCGAAGAGGAAACTAATGTACAATATGAGCGTCAAGGAAGTGAATTAGAGCGGCCTGGTTCCTCGTTCACACCGGATGTGAACCCACTCGTTACTGATGTAACCCCTGTAGGAAATGTACACGATGAGCAACAAGGAAGTGAATTAGAGCGGCCTGGTTCCTTGTTCACACCGGATGTGAACCCACTCGTTACTGATGTAACCCCTGGAGGAAATGTACACGATGAGCAACATGGAAGTGAATTAGAGCGGCCTGGTTCCCCGTTCACACCGGATGTGAACCCACTCGTTACTGATGTAACCCCTGAAGGAAATGTACACGATGAGCAACAAGAAAGTGAATTAGAGCGGCCTGGTTCCCCGTTCACACCGGATGTGGACGAACTCGTCATAGAAAAAGGTAAAGCTGATAATACCCTTGAAGGAAATGTACAAGATGAGCGACAAAGAAGTGTATTGGCGCAGGCTAGTTCTTCGGTCACACCGGATGTGGACAACCTCGTAATAGAAAAAGGTAAAGCTGATGTTACCCTTGACAGAAAGTCAGATGATATTGTCGAAGACAGAAATGAAGGAAGTTCAACTCCAGCGAATGACACAAAAACGACAGGTGTGGAAGAAAAGAGGAAAGCTaaaaactatacatgtatattggtaGATACCGAAGAGAAGCTAAAGATAGAGATAGCCTGTATTAAGGATCTGATCAAGACAGACCCGGTTGTAGCTCTTGACTGCGAAGGAGTTCACTTATCGAGAAAAGgagaattgtgtttactgtcAATTTCGACCAGAAAAAGAGCATTTCTTGTCGATGTGTTGAAATTCAAGTCAATGGCTTTTGACCAAGGCCTTAAAGATATTCTTGAAGACACAAATGTTAAGAAGCTAATGTTTGACTGCAGAGAGGATGCTGACGCCCTTTTGCACCAGTTTCAAGTAAAGTTGGCTGGAGTTCTGGACATGCAGCTCCTGGAAATAATTAAACGTCCCCAAGAAACTCCGACACGCGCTGTATACAGACGGTGTGACAAGTTACATGAAGTTGTGCATCTGAAAGGTCTTCTCAGATGTATGGAATtgtttattgataacaagaAATTGGTCGAAAGTAAAACAACGAAGTTAGGGCAGATTAGCGACTGGAAAGAACGCCCACTGAGAAACAGCCAGCTTCGGTATGCAGCAACAGATGTGCTGGCACTGTTCCTCATCTTCGACAAGCTGAGACCCACTGATGAAGAGAAGCATAGGCTTGAAATTGCGTCCGCAAGGTATGTTGACCTGAAACGTGCAAAAGTCGAGCGCACATACGACGAGTTTGAATATAATCGTTACCTTCCGATTGATATAATCCCAGAGAAAGGCCGCACGGGGTTTGAGTGCGGGAATATATCGTGCACAGAATGCCGAAGAAAATTTCCAAGAAGTGAATTTTCTAACAAACAAATGAGAGAGGGGACGCAGAAATGCAGAACATGCAAGAGGGTGCAGCAAGATATCACTACAGAGGAGCATAGGCAATGGCAATTCCAGAAAAGAGATGAAGAGGATGATGGTGAAGAAGAGGATTACTTGCCTAGAGGAGATGACGATTATGTGTTATACAGATATTGA
- the LOC128244382 gene encoding homeobox protein caupolican-like, whose protein sequence is MTSVASSFMGGSQHQPRTSCCQTGYPVLADPLTGRTICSCQLQSGVPAYLSRVPSLPETVYPASSMHLASLHRGSAGTYPGGYSMSDSRILKAAPPSAHIHSHYEAAMAASPYAFYPGFDINGVRRKNATRESTAALKAWLYQHRKNPYPTKAEKVMLAIISQMTLTQVSTWFANARRRLKKERKLGDNDLEDLDDIDVDGKRSEADTTSSRLSDCESDVTSNTADNSRVITDLSDVSDAEEQTPLHKRQTKNCVQRLFSPDSRNELYLDSISSPNDSKLSDSGPYSATKEGKDNCLASNSKCKSFQDDTSTISNCSPTPCVPKNDFLTLHKSNIVQNNHTKSKIWSIDSIIG, encoded by the exons ATGACGTCAGTAGCATCCTCGTTCATGGGAGGGTCTCAGCATCAGCCACGCACCTCGTGCTGTCAGACCGGATATCCAGTGCTAGCGGACCCGCTTACCGGAAGGACCATATGCTCGTGCCAGCTGCAATCGGGCGTCCCGGCCTATCTGTCACGTGTTCCAAGCTTACCGGAAACAGTTTACCCGGCCAGCAGTATGCACCTGGCGTCATTACATAGAGGTTCCGCCGGGACGTATCCTGGT GGTTACAGTATGAGCGATTCACGCATTCTAAAGGCCGCCCCACCCAGTGCCCATATCCATAGCCACTACGAGGCTGCCATGGCGGCCAGCCCATATGCTTT TTATCCTGGCTTTGATATTAACGGAGTTCGGCGAAAGAACGCGACCCGCGAGTCAACCGCTGCCCTAAAGGCATGGCTGTACCAGCACCGTAAAAACCCATACCCTACCAAGGCAGAGAAGGTGATGCTGGCCATCATCTCCCAGATGACCTTGACCCAGGTGTCCACGTGGTTCGCCAACGCCAGAAGGAGGCTGAAGAAAGAACGGAAACTTGGTGACAATGATCTCGAGGATCTTGATGATATCGATGTTGATG GCAAGAGATCTGAAGCAGACACTACAAGCAGCAGACTATCTGACTGTGAATCTGACGTCACAAGTAATACCGCCGACAACTCCCGAGTGATTACGGACTTGTCCGATGTTTCAGACGCCGAGGAACAGACGCCATTACATAAAAGGCAAACGAAAAACTGCGTGCAAAGACTCTTCTCTCCCGACAGCCGAAACGAGCTCTACCTGGATAGTATCTCGTCTCCAAATGACTCAAAACTCAGTGATTCTGGGCCCTATTCGGCCACAAAAGAAGGAAAGGACAATTGTTTGGcatcaaattcaaaatgcaaATCATTTCAAGACGACACATctacaatttcaaattgttcacCAACGCCCTGTGTGCCTAAGAATGACTTTTTGACCTTGCACAAATCAAACATTGTGCAGAACAATCACACTAAGTCCAAGATCTGGTCGATAGACAGTATCATTGGATGA